The following are encoded in a window of Ferviditalea candida genomic DNA:
- a CDS encoding Fur family transcriptional regulator, producing the protein MAATLKEALEVVKQNGLKMSVQRKMILEYLYSHKNTHPSAEEIFSEISKKLNILSPATVYNNLKHLKQYGLVKEVYYQGGATRYDNNLEKHHHLICTHCGKIIDFYYSEPMKLQEVIQNEMFSADEAYIEIRGKCQQCASRDGAEN; encoded by the coding sequence ATGGCTGCGACATTGAAAGAGGCTTTGGAGGTTGTGAAGCAGAACGGATTGAAAATGTCCGTACAAAGAAAAATGATCTTGGAGTATTTGTACAGCCACAAAAATACCCATCCGTCAGCAGAGGAAATCTTTTCGGAAATCAGCAAAAAGCTGAATATTTTAAGCCCGGCTACTGTTTATAACAATCTTAAGCATCTTAAACAATACGGACTGGTAAAAGAAGTTTATTATCAGGGTGGAGCGACCCGCTATGACAATAATTTGGAGAAGCATCATCATTTAATTTGCACTCATTGCGGTAAAATCATTGATTTTTATTATTCGGAACCGATGAAGCTGCAGGAGGTCATTCAAAACGAAATGTTTTCCGCGGATGAAGCCTACATTGAGATTCGCGGGAAATGTCAACAATGCGCTTCCAGAGACGGCGCGGAAAATTGA